The window CCGCGACGCTGCTCTCCGGCCTCGGCTGGGTGCTGCTGGCCCTCGTCCACCAGGACGCCCCGTGGACCGACGCGTTCCTGCTCCACGACGGCCAGACGGTGCTGCTCGGCTTCGGCTTCGCGCTCTCCGGGGTGCTCGTCCTGGCCCATCGGGCCGGACCGGACTCCTCCCCGCCGGGCGCCGTCGGCGGTCCCGGCCCCACCGACCCCGGCCGGACCGCCCCGGCCGCCGCCGCTCCCCCCGGACTCGGCCTCGGAGTGGTCCTGCTGGCCGCCGGCTTCGGCGGCTGCCTCTCCCGCTTCGTGCTGTTCGCGGCCAGGGCGGCCGGGGCCGGCCCGGTGGCGGAGGCCGTCGGGGCGGCCTTGCTGCTCGCCTCCGTCACCCTGTTCGTCTTCCTGGCCATCGCCCTGCCGCTCTGGCTCCCGGAGGGGCGGCTGCCCGGCGGCCCCGCGGGCCGGGCGTTCGTGGTCGTGGTGGCGCTCTGGAGCGCCTGCCACGCCTGCGTGGTCCGGCTCGGGGCGCCGCTGCCCTACTTCGGCGACGTCCTGGTGCCGCAGGGCGAGGGGCTGCCGCTGGACGAATGGCGGGTCACGCCGGTCTCCTGGGCGCTCGTCGCGGTCAGCCTGACGGTGGCCGCGGTGCGCTGGCGCCGCTCGGACCGGCCGCACCGGGCGGTCGCGGCGGTGCTCGTCCCCTACCTGATCTGGTTGGTCACCACCAACATCGCGCTCAGGCTGGGGACCTCCGAGAGCATCGCGGCGGTCGCCTACTTCACCGGCTCGGCGCTGTGGATGCTCGGCGCGGTCGGGTACGGCTTCACCCGGGACCGCTCGCGCTACCTGGACCGGGCGACCCGGCGGATGCTCAGCGTCCTCGCCCTGACCGCCGTGCTGATCTCCGGCTACCTCGGCATCGCGCTGCTGCTGCGCCGCGCGTTGCCGCAGGCCAGTACCGCCGGCGCCCAGCTCCTCGCGGCCGGGGCGCTCGCCATCGGGGGGTTGATCGGCCCGACCACCCGCTGGGTGGTCCGCGCCGTCGACCGCTTCTACTACGGCGAGCGGGCCCGCCCGTACCAGGTGGTGCGCGCGCTCGCCGAGCGGCTCAGCCGGGCCGTCAGTCCCGCCGACGCGCCGCCGCTGCTCTGCGAGACCGTGGTCGGCGCCCTCGGCCTGCCCGGGGCCCGGGTGGTCCTGCACACCAGCAGCGGTCCGCACGAACTCGCCTCGGTGGGCACCGTCGGTCCCGACAGCCAGGTGTTCCCGCTCAGTTACGAGGGCATGGTGATCGGCGGCCTCTGCGCGCCGCCGCGCGCCGGGCAGCCCGTGCTGGACGCCCAGGACCACGAGGTGCTGCGGTTCCTCGCCGACCAGGCCGCGCCCGCCATCGCCTCGCTGCGGATGTACGAGGAGGTCCAGTCCGGCCGGCGGCAGATCGTGCTGGCCCGGGAGGAGGAGCGGCGCCGGCTGCGGCACGACCTGCACGACGGGCTCGGGCCGACCCTGTCCGGACTGCGGCTCGGCATCGACACCGCGCGGGCCGCCGTCCCCGAGGACTCCCCGGCCGCCCGCTCGCTGCGCGCGGTGTCGGCCGGGATCGGCCAGGCGATCGTCGAACTGCGCCGGATCACCGAGGGGTTGGCGCCCGCCGCGCTGGCCGGCCAGGGCCTGGCGGAGGCGCTGCGGCGACTGGTCGCCGGACTGGACGGGGAGCGGGTCCGGCTCAGCCTGGAGCTCGACCCGGACCCGCCGCCGGTGCTGCCGGCCGCCGTCGAGGTGGCGGTGCTGCGGATCGGCGGCGAGGCGCTGAACAACGTGCTGCGCCACGCGGGCGCCACCGAGGCCCGGTTGACGCTGCGGGTCCGCCCGCACGAGGTGGTGGTCGAGGCCCGGGACGACGGCCGGGGCTTCCCGGCGGCCCCCGCGGGCGGCGGCGAACCCGGCGCCGCCGAGCAGGACGGCGCCGGCCGCCGCGGTGCCCACCGGGCCGGATCCGGGCTCGGGCTGCGCTCGATGGCCGAGCGCGCCGAGGAGTTGGGCGGCGCCTTCACGGCCGTGAACCACCCCGGCGGCGCCCTCGTCCGGGCGGTGCTGCCCCGGATGCCGGTCGTGTCCGAAACGACGGCCCCGACCACGGACGGAGCCGACCGCCCGCGGCGGGCCCCTTGACGGAAGCCGGGGTTGGCCCAATCATCATGGTCGCGTCAACTTCGCGGCTGTGCCCCCGCTGTCACCGCTCCCCGACCGGGCTGTCCCGGCCGGCAGCCCTGTTCCCGGCCGGACCCCAACCCGGCCGCCCCTACGACCCGATGGCCCTCCGCGAGGCTGTGCGCTTCCGTTCTGCCCCATCAGAATCTGGAGCCTCCATTGAACGAGCGCGCCTCGCGGCGATCCCGCCTGCGCCGATCCGCCCTGTCGACCGGGGCGGTCGTCACACTCGCCGCCGCCCTGTTCGCCCCCGCCGCCGTCGCGGCCCCCGCCGCCCCGGTGGCACCCGAGGCCCCCCGGGCCGTCGCCGCCGCCCCCGACATCCCGGTCGCCAACGTCAAGGCGCACCTGGCCCAGCTGCAGTCGATAGCCACCGCCAACGGCGGCAACCGTGCCCACGGCCGTACCGGCTACAAGGCGTCGATCGACTACGTGAAGGGCAAGTTGGACGCGGCGGGCTTCACCACCGCGCTGAAGACCTTCACCTACAACGGCTCGACCGGCTACAACCTCATCGCCGACTGGCCGGGCGGCGACACCTCGCACGTCGTGATGGCCGGCGCCCACCTGGACTCCGTCACCGGCGGTCCGGGCATCAACGACAACGGCTCCGGCTCGGCCGGCATCCTGGAGACCGCGCTGGCCGTCTCCCGGGCCGGCCTCCAGCCCACCAAGCACCTGCGGTTCGGCTGGTGGGGCGCCGAGGAGTACGGCATGGTCGGCTCCAAGAACTACGTCAACAGCCTTCCCGCCGCCGAGCGTTCGAAGATCGACACGTATCTGAACTTCGACATGATCGGCTCGCCGAACCCGGGCTACTTCACCTACCGCTACGACTCCGCGCTGGACGCGCTGTTCCGCGACTACTTCGCGGGCATCGGGATCAGCACCGAGCAGGACTTCGAGGGCGACGGCCGCTCCGACCACGCCCCGTTCCAGGACGCGGGCATCCGGGTCGGCGGCCTGTTCAGCGGCGCCGACTACACCAAGACCGCCGCCCAGGCGGCCAAGTGGGGCGGGACGGCCGGCCAGGCCTTCGACCGCTGCTACCACTCCTCCTGCGACACCAGCGCCAACATCAACGACACCGCGCTGGACCGGATGACCGACGCCATCGCGTACGCCGTCTGGACGCTCTCGGCCGGTACCACCACGCCGCCCACCGGCACCGTCTTCGAGACCACCACCGACGTCCAGATCCCGGACTACGGCGCCGCGGTGACCTCCGACCTCGCCGTCACCGGCCGGACCGGCAACGCGCCCGCCGCCCTCCAGGTCGCGGTGGACATCAAGCACACCTACCGCGGTGACCTGGTGGTCGACCTGGTCGCGCCGAACGGCACGACGTTCCGGCTGAAGAACTCCAGCGGCAACGACTCCGCGGCCAACGTCCAGGCCACCTACACCGTCGACGCCTCCGCGGTGCCGGCCAACGGCACCTGGAAGCTCAAGGTGCAGGACATCGCGCGCCAGGACACCGGCTACGTCGACAGCTGGAAGCTCACCTTCTGACGAAGGCGCGCGAGGACGTAGGCACGCGAAAGGGGGTGCCGGCCGCGGCCGGCACCCCCGTCCAGCGCAGGTTACGGCTGCATCTCGTACGCGCCGGACAGCGCCTCGACCATGGACCACACCTTGGCGGCCCGCTCGCCGTCCGCGACCGGGCGGCGGACGTTGGCCAGCGCCCACGCCGCCTGCGCCTCGGTGGTCGAGGCCTTCCCGTGCAGCTCGGTGGCGTGCTTCGAGAAGTCCCGCACCAGCGCGTCGAAGACCTGGTCCAGCAGGTCCGCGTCCAGCCCGGTCAGCTCGGCCTGCTCCAGCACCAGCTGGCCGTAGACGATCAGCGCGAAGAGCTGGCCGATCTCCAGCAGGAAGTCCAGGTCGGCCTGTTGCGCCTCGCTCGGCGCGTCGGTCAGCAGCAGGTCGCAGAACCCGTCGGCCTGCTCGCGGAAGCGGGCCACGTTCGGCAGGTGCGCGAAGGCGTCGTAGGCCTTGCGCCAGTCGTGGAAGCGGATCGCGCCGAGGCCGCGGGCCGGGCCCTGGCGGAACAGGAACTCGTCGTCGGCCGCGTCCAGTCGGGTGGGCACCGGCGCGTAGTCGGCCGGGTTGAAGAGGTAGTTGCCCATGAACTTGAGGATCAGCGCCAGGTTGACGTGGACGGTGCCCTCCAGCTTCGGCAGACCGCGGATGTCCTTCGCGGCCTTGTCGAAGTAGGTGTCCGCCTCGAAGCCCTTGGCCGCGATGACGTCCCACATCAGGTCGATGACCTTCTCGCCCTCGGTGGTGACCTTCATCTTGGTCATCGGGTTGAAGAGCAGGTAGCGGCGGTCCTCGGGCGAGGCGGTGCGGAAGTAGTCCACCGCACGGTCGGAGAACAGCTTCATCGCCACCAGGCGGGCGTACGCGTCGGTCAGCTCGCGCCGCACGTGCGGGAAGTCGGTGACCTTCTTCCCGTACAGCACCCGGTTCTGGGCGTGCGTGACGGCCTCGTACATCGCGTGCTCGCAGATGCCGACCGAGGCCGTGCAGAGGTTGAACTTGCCGACGTTGACGGTGTTCAGCGCGGCGTCGAAGGCGGCCTTGCCGGTGTGCAGCACGTCCTCGGCGCGCACCGGGTAGTCCTCCAGCCGGAACTCGCTGACGTACATCTGGGCGTTCACGACGTTCTTGACCAGGTGGTACGCCTCGTGGCGGCTGTCGGCGGCGAAGAAGACGTAGCCCTCCGGGCCGTCGACGTCCGAGCGGCGGCCGAAGACCGAGACCAGGCCGGCGACGTTGCCGTTGCCGATGTAGTACTTGGAGCCGGTGGCGGTGAAGCCGCCCTCGCCGTCCGGGGTGAGGATCATGTCGGTGGAGTAGATGTCGGCGCCGTGGCTGCGCTCGGAGAGCCCGAACGCCATCACGTGACCCTCCGCCAGGAGCTGGGCGGCGCGCGCCCGGACGGCCTCGTTCCCGCTCTGCCAGACCGGCCCCAGGCCGAGCACGGTGACCTGCCAGGTGTACCAGTAGCCCAGCCCGTAGAAGCCGAGGATCTCGTTCAGCTCGGCGATCCGGGCGGTGTCCCAGCGCTTCTCCGGGTCGACCGAGGAGGGCGTCAGGAACTCCGCGAACAGGCCCTCCTTCGCCGCGAATTCGAGGAAGTCGGCGTACCAGCTGCGGTCGATGTACGTGTCGATCAGCGCCTTCTTGCCGCGGGACTCGAACCAGTCCACGGTCGCGCGCAGCAGTCGGCGGGTCGGCTCGTCGAACTGCGCGGGGTCGTACGTACGCGGGTTGAAGAGCATCACGGGCTCCCGGGGGTCGAGGGTGGTGATCGGATGGGGCGTGGAGTTCTCGTCCGTCGGCGGAGCCGGGGGGTTCAGGCCCCGGTCCGGTCGGCGGCGAGGCGGTGCAGGGTGGCGAGCACGTCGTCCAGCCAGGCGAGGGTCATCCGCTCGTACTCGATCCCGCCGCGCAGCACCACGTGCTGCAGCTGCTGCCGGGCGTCGAGGGCGGCCGGGTCGGGGAAGTCCCGCTGCTCGCCGTGCAGGTAGCGGGCGAGCAGGGCGGCATGGCTCTCGCGGTGCCGCTCGACCTCGGAGAGCAGGGCGGCCGGGTCATCGAAGGCGGCCGCGCGGATCTTGACCGCCAGCTCGTGCCGGACGGTCTCCGGTTCGACCGGTTCGCGCAGCCAGCCGGCCAGCGCCGCCCGGCCGGGACCGGCCGCGGAGTAGACCTTCTTGTCCGGCCGGCCGTCCTGGGCGACCTCCTCGGCGGAGATCCAGCCGTCCGCCTCCATCCGCCGCAGCACCCGGTAGATCTGCTGGTGGGTGGCGGTCCAGAAGCGTCCGATGGAGCGGTCGAACCGCCGGGCCAGCTCGTAGCCGGAGCCGGGCTGCTCCAGCAGCGAGACGAGGATCGCGTGCTCCAGTGCCATGGCGGCATCCTGCTATGCAACGAGTTGCATAGGCAAGGGCGCCCCGGCCGGGTGAGACGCAGCTCACCGCGGTGCGCGCCGGGTGTGGGCGGTGAGGTTAGCTTCTCGGGCGAAATGGTGCAAAACGGCAGATCGGCGCCAGAATGGTACTGGGCTTGCGCCCTCCGTGTACCGGACCTAGGAGGTGGTATCGGTGTCTACCCAGATTCCGATGGGCATGGAGCACCATCCGGACATCGTCGAACTGCGTGAACACTACGAGCGGGTCACCCTGACTCCGCGCGCCCAGGCCGTCGAGGCCCTGGCTGTCCTCGCCGGTCTGTTCCTGGCGGCCTCGCCATGGATCGTCGGCTTCACCGCCTTCAGCACGCTGACCGTCACCTGCCTGATCGTGGGTCTCGCCTACTGCGTGCTGATGGCCGGGTACGGCTCGGCGTACGAGCGCACCCACGCACGGGCCTGGGCGGCGACCCTGCTCGGTGCCTGGACGATCATCTCGCCCTGGGTGGTGTCCGGAGCGGTCGACCGCGGGAAGAACATCGTGACCTGCATGATCGCGGGTGCCGTGATGTTCCTGCTGGGTCTCGCGGCGATCTCGATGGCCACCATCACGTCGAACGGCGCGTCGATGCGACGTGGCCGGGCCGGCCGGGCCGGGGGCTGACGCCACCCGGTAGTCCGGAGCCGGGGTGCGGGCGGCGAGGCCGCCGCCCGCACCCCGGCGCACGCCGTCGGGCCGCTACGGCCGGGGGCCGGTCAGGGGCGGGCGCCCCCGCCGCAGCGTGGTCACGGGCGGGTCATCCGCAGCACGTCGAGGGCCTCGTCCAGCTGCTCGCGGGTCAGCTTGCCCTGCTCCAGGTAGCCGCGCTCCAGCACCACCTGTCGGATCGTCTTGCGCTCGGCCAGCGCCTGCTTGGCGACCTTGGCGGCCTCCTCGTAGCCGAGGTAGCGGTTGAGCGGGGTGACCACCGAGGGCGAGGACTCGGCGTACTCGCGGGCCCGTTCGACGTTGGCGGTGATGCCGTCCACCGTGCGGTCGGCGAGCAGCCGGGCGCTGTTGGCGAGCAGCCGGACCGACTCCAGCACGTTGCGGGCGATCACCGGGAGCATCACGTTGAGCTCGAAGTTGCCGCTCGCGCCGGCCACCGTGACGGTGGTG of the Kitasatospora sp. NBC_01246 genome contains:
- a CDS encoding PadR family transcriptional regulator produces the protein MALEHAILVSLLEQPGSGYELARRFDRSIGRFWTATHQQIYRVLRRMEADGWISAEEVAQDGRPDKKVYSAAGPGRAALAGWLREPVEPETVRHELAVKIRAAAFDDPAALLSEVERHRESHAALLARYLHGEQRDFPDPAALDARQQLQHVVLRGGIEYERMTLAWLDDVLATLHRLAADRTGA
- a CDS encoding SPW repeat protein, which encodes MSTQIPMGMEHHPDIVELREHYERVTLTPRAQAVEALAVLAGLFLAASPWIVGFTAFSTLTVTCLIVGLAYCVLMAGYGSAYERTHARAWAATLLGAWTIISPWVVSGAVDRGKNIVTCMIAGAVMFLLGLAAISMATITSNGASMRRGRAGRAGG
- a CDS encoding sensor histidine kinase is translated as MSEPVPAIGARQAGPTRAYWVCAATLLSGLGWVLLALVHQDAPWTDAFLLHDGQTVLLGFGFALSGVLVLAHRAGPDSSPPGAVGGPGPTDPGRTAPAAAAPPGLGLGVVLLAAGFGGCLSRFVLFAARAAGAGPVAEAVGAALLLASVTLFVFLAIALPLWLPEGRLPGGPAGRAFVVVVALWSACHACVVRLGAPLPYFGDVLVPQGEGLPLDEWRVTPVSWALVAVSLTVAAVRWRRSDRPHRAVAAVLVPYLIWLVTTNIALRLGTSESIAAVAYFTGSALWMLGAVGYGFTRDRSRYLDRATRRMLSVLALTAVLISGYLGIALLLRRALPQASTAGAQLLAAGALAIGGLIGPTTRWVVRAVDRFYYGERARPYQVVRALAERLSRAVSPADAPPLLCETVVGALGLPGARVVLHTSSGPHELASVGTVGPDSQVFPLSYEGMVIGGLCAPPRAGQPVLDAQDHEVLRFLADQAAPAIASLRMYEEVQSGRRQIVLAREEERRRLRHDLHDGLGPTLSGLRLGIDTARAAVPEDSPAARSLRAVSAGIGQAIVELRRITEGLAPAALAGQGLAEALRRLVAGLDGERVRLSLELDPDPPPVLPAAVEVAVLRIGGEALNNVLRHAGATEARLTLRVRPHEVVVEARDDGRGFPAAPAGGGEPGAAEQDGAGRRGAHRAGSGLGLRSMAERAEELGGAFTAVNHPGGALVRAVLPRMPVVSETTAPTTDGADRPRRAP
- a CDS encoding acyl-CoA dehydrogenase family protein — translated: MLFNPRTYDPAQFDEPTRRLLRATVDWFESRGKKALIDTYIDRSWYADFLEFAAKEGLFAEFLTPSSVDPEKRWDTARIAELNEILGFYGLGYWYTWQVTVLGLGPVWQSGNEAVRARAAQLLAEGHVMAFGLSERSHGADIYSTDMILTPDGEGGFTATGSKYYIGNGNVAGLVSVFGRRSDVDGPEGYVFFAADSRHEAYHLVKNVVNAQMYVSEFRLEDYPVRAEDVLHTGKAAFDAALNTVNVGKFNLCTASVGICEHAMYEAVTHAQNRVLYGKKVTDFPHVRRELTDAYARLVAMKLFSDRAVDYFRTASPEDRRYLLFNPMTKMKVTTEGEKVIDLMWDVIAAKGFEADTYFDKAAKDIRGLPKLEGTVHVNLALILKFMGNYLFNPADYAPVPTRLDAADDEFLFRQGPARGLGAIRFHDWRKAYDAFAHLPNVARFREQADGFCDLLLTDAPSEAQQADLDFLLEIGQLFALIVYGQLVLEQAELTGLDADLLDQVFDALVRDFSKHATELHGKASTTEAQAAWALANVRRPVADGERAAKVWSMVEALSGAYEMQP
- a CDS encoding M28 family metallopeptidase; translated protein: MSTGAVVTLAAALFAPAAVAAPAAPVAPEAPRAVAAAPDIPVANVKAHLAQLQSIATANGGNRAHGRTGYKASIDYVKGKLDAAGFTTALKTFTYNGSTGYNLIADWPGGDTSHVVMAGAHLDSVTGGPGINDNGSGSAGILETALAVSRAGLQPTKHLRFGWWGAEEYGMVGSKNYVNSLPAAERSKIDTYLNFDMIGSPNPGYFTYRYDSALDALFRDYFAGIGISTEQDFEGDGRSDHAPFQDAGIRVGGLFSGADYTKTAAQAAKWGGTAGQAFDRCYHSSCDTSANINDTALDRMTDAIAYAVWTLSAGTTTPPTGTVFETTTDVQIPDYGAAVTSDLAVTGRTGNAPAALQVAVDIKHTYRGDLVVDLVAPNGTTFRLKNSSGNDSAANVQATYTVDASAVPANGTWKLKVQDIARQDTGYVDSWKLTF